One part of the Paroedura picta isolate Pp20150507F chromosome 5, Ppicta_v3.0, whole genome shotgun sequence genome encodes these proteins:
- the PANX2 gene encoding pannexin-2 isoform X1: MQHIIDNHPDMATALLAGEKLKELILPGAQDDKAGSLAALLLQLKLELPFDRVVTIGTVLIPILLVTLVFTKNFAEEPIYCYTPHNFTRDQALYARGYCWTELKDALPGVNASHWPSLFEHKFLPYALLAFAGIMYIPALGWEFLASTRLTSELNFLLQEIDNCYHRAAEGRAPKIEKQIQSKGPGITEREKREIIENAEKEKSPEQNLFEKYLERRGRSNFLAKLYLARHLFIIFLSIIPITYLSTYYATQKQNEFTCALGEPPDKITNSKLLIRVNCKLPSVQLQRIIAAVDIVLLCFMNLIILINLIHLFIFRKSNFIFDKLNKVGIKTKKQWQKSQFCDINILAMFCNENRDHIKSLNRLDFITNESDLMYDNVVRQLLAALAQSNHDVTPTVRDSGIQTIDPSIDPAGIDPNEPLIIKRPRKKMKWIPSTNPLPQPFKEQLAIMKVENNKPEKPKPIRRKTATDSLVAPLLETTSKSSQPSSAPKTDSNTLSSTGNEKKHARHFSLDVHPYILSSNKKPKPEIQPITSMATSKSQGSGFLNQEEKVIVRVTSALKDSSLPGKDSLYSHDTCRTVPATGTFLMCTHNHIATSAAAAHTTLGQVTKAEPVAALNCNPTHPLLHIKTLYEDHEEEVSDLIDDSLDDRIHSPTDAGDIISIPSTKQIMLATFDEPIAIVNSIEY, translated from the exons ATGCAACACATCATCGACAACCATCCCGACATGGCAACGGCGCTGCTGGCTGGGGAGAAACTCAAGGAGCTGATCCTGCCGGGGGCGCAGGACGACAAGGCCGGCTCGCTGGCCGCGCTGCTGCTGCAGCTCAAGCTGGAACTGCCCTTCGACCGTGTCGTCACCATCGGCACCGTCCTCATCCCCATCCTCCTGGTCACGCTGGTCTTCACCAAGAACTTCGCCG AGGAGCCAATATACTGTTACACACCACACAACTTCACCCGTGACCAAGCCTTGTATGCCAGAGGATACTGTTGGACAGAACTAAAAGATGCCTTGCCAGGAGTAAATGCCAGCCACTGGCCCTCCCTGTTTGAGCATAAGTTCCTTCCATATGCCCTGCTGGCTTTTGCTGGTATTATGTACATTCCTGCACTGGGCTGGGaattcctggcctctaccagacTGACTTCTGAACTTAACTTTTTGCTCCAGGAAATAGATAATTGCTACCATCGGGCAGCAGAAGGCCGTGCACCCAAAATAGAAAAGCAAATACAGTCCAAAGGCCCTGGGATCACTGAGCgagagaaaagagaaataatTGAGAACGCCGAAAAGGAAAAGAGTCCAGAGCAAAATTtgtttgagaaatacctggaacgGAGAGGCCGCAGCAATTTCCTAGCCAAACTGTATCTTGCACGTCATTTGTTCATCATATTCTTAAGCATCATTCCAATCACCTATTTGTCTACCTATTATGCTACTCAGAAACAAAATGAGTTCACTTGTGCGCTGGGTGAGCCTCCGGACAAAATCACCAATTCAAAGTTGCTCATTAGGGTGAACTGTAAACTGCCATCTGTGCAGCTCCAGCGCATAATTGCAGCAGTAGACATTGTTCTTCTTTGCTTCATGAACTTAATTATTCTCATCAATTTAATTCACCTTTTCATCTTCCGCAAATCCAACTTCATCTTTGATAAACTGAACAAAGTTGGCATCAAGACAAAAAAGCAATGGCAGAAATCTCAGTTCTGTGATATTAATATCTTGGCTATGTTCTGCAATGAAAATCGGGACCATATCAAGTCACTGAACCGCTTGGACTTTATTACCAATGAGAGTGATTTGATGTATGACAACGTGGTGCGTCAGCTCCTTGCAGCACTAGCGCAGTCCAATCATGATGTCACACCAACCGTGCGTGATTCTGGGATACAAACCATAGACCCAAGCATTGATCCTGCAGGCATTGACCCCAATGAGCCACTGATCATTAAGCGGCCTCGTAAGAAAATGAAGTGGATCCCCAGCACCAatccccttccccagcctttcAAAGAGCAGCTGGCAATTATGAAGGTTGAAAACAACAAGCCTGAGAAGCCTAAGCCAATCCGTCGAAAAACAGCCACAGACAGCCTGGTTGCCCCTTTGCTAGAGACCACTTCCAAAAGTTCTCAGCCATCATCTGCTCCTAAAACAGACTCAAACACTCTGTCCAGCACAGGAAATGAGAAGAAGCACGCAAGGCACTTTTCCTTAGATGTTCATCCATATATACTTAGCAGCAATAAAAAACCCAAGCCAGAAATTCAGCCCATAACCTCCATGGCAACATCCAAAAGTCAAGGGAGtggatttttaaatcaagaagaGAAAGTCATAGTGCGTGTCACCTCTGCCCTCAAAG attCTTCCCTTCCTGGAAAAGATTCCCTTTACTCACATGACACGTGCAGGACTGTGCCAGCCACAGGCACTTTTCTCATGTGCACTCACAACCACATAGCGACTTCTGCTGCAGCAGCACATACTACCCTGGGCCAGGTCACCAAGGCAGAACCAGTGGCTGCTCTAAACTGTAATCCCACACATCCTCTTCTGCACATCAAAACACTATATGAAGATCATGAAGAAGAGGTGTCAGACCTTATAGACGATTCTTTAGATGATAGGATTCACTCTCCAACAGATGCAGGGGATATAATCTCCATACCTTCCACAAAGCAAATCATGTTGGCAACCTTTGATGAACCAATAGCAATAGTGAACTCCATAGAATATTGA
- the PANX2 gene encoding pannexin-2 isoform X2: protein MYIPALGWEFLASTRLTSELNFLLQEIDNCYHRAAEGRAPKIEKQIQSKGPGITEREKREIIENAEKEKSPEQNLFEKYLERRGRSNFLAKLYLARHLFIIFLSIIPITYLSTYYATQKQNEFTCALGEPPDKITNSKLLIRVNCKLPSVQLQRIIAAVDIVLLCFMNLIILINLIHLFIFRKSNFIFDKLNKVGIKTKKQWQKSQFCDINILAMFCNENRDHIKSLNRLDFITNESDLMYDNVVRQLLAALAQSNHDVTPTVRDSGIQTIDPSIDPAGIDPNEPLIIKRPRKKMKWIPSTNPLPQPFKEQLAIMKVENNKPEKPKPIRRKTATDSLVAPLLETTSKSSQPSSAPKTDSNTLSSTGNEKKHARHFSLDVHPYILSSNKKPKPEIQPITSMATSKSQGSGFLNQEEKVIVRVTSALKDSSLPGKDSLYSHDTCRTVPATGTFLMCTHNHIATSAAAAHTTLGQVTKAEPVAALNCNPTHPLLHIKTLYEDHEEEVSDLIDDSLDDRIHSPTDAGDIISIPSTKQIMLATFDEPIAIVNSIEY from the exons ATGTACATTCCTGCACTGGGCTGGGaattcctggcctctaccagacTGACTTCTGAACTTAACTTTTTGCTCCAGGAAATAGATAATTGCTACCATCGGGCAGCAGAAGGCCGTGCACCCAAAATAGAAAAGCAAATACAGTCCAAAGGCCCTGGGATCACTGAGCgagagaaaagagaaataatTGAGAACGCCGAAAAGGAAAAGAGTCCAGAGCAAAATTtgtttgagaaatacctggaacgGAGAGGCCGCAGCAATTTCCTAGCCAAACTGTATCTTGCACGTCATTTGTTCATCATATTCTTAAGCATCATTCCAATCACCTATTTGTCTACCTATTATGCTACTCAGAAACAAAATGAGTTCACTTGTGCGCTGGGTGAGCCTCCGGACAAAATCACCAATTCAAAGTTGCTCATTAGGGTGAACTGTAAACTGCCATCTGTGCAGCTCCAGCGCATAATTGCAGCAGTAGACATTGTTCTTCTTTGCTTCATGAACTTAATTATTCTCATCAATTTAATTCACCTTTTCATCTTCCGCAAATCCAACTTCATCTTTGATAAACTGAACAAAGTTGGCATCAAGACAAAAAAGCAATGGCAGAAATCTCAGTTCTGTGATATTAATATCTTGGCTATGTTCTGCAATGAAAATCGGGACCATATCAAGTCACTGAACCGCTTGGACTTTATTACCAATGAGAGTGATTTGATGTATGACAACGTGGTGCGTCAGCTCCTTGCAGCACTAGCGCAGTCCAATCATGATGTCACACCAACCGTGCGTGATTCTGGGATACAAACCATAGACCCAAGCATTGATCCTGCAGGCATTGACCCCAATGAGCCACTGATCATTAAGCGGCCTCGTAAGAAAATGAAGTGGATCCCCAGCACCAatccccttccccagcctttcAAAGAGCAGCTGGCAATTATGAAGGTTGAAAACAACAAGCCTGAGAAGCCTAAGCCAATCCGTCGAAAAACAGCCACAGACAGCCTGGTTGCCCCTTTGCTAGAGACCACTTCCAAAAGTTCTCAGCCATCATCTGCTCCTAAAACAGACTCAAACACTCTGTCCAGCACAGGAAATGAGAAGAAGCACGCAAGGCACTTTTCCTTAGATGTTCATCCATATATACTTAGCAGCAATAAAAAACCCAAGCCAGAAATTCAGCCCATAACCTCCATGGCAACATCCAAAAGTCAAGGGAGtggatttttaaatcaagaagaGAAAGTCATAGTGCGTGTCACCTCTGCCCTCAAAG attCTTCCCTTCCTGGAAAAGATTCCCTTTACTCACATGACACGTGCAGGACTGTGCCAGCCACAGGCACTTTTCTCATGTGCACTCACAACCACATAGCGACTTCTGCTGCAGCAGCACATACTACCCTGGGCCAGGTCACCAAGGCAGAACCAGTGGCTGCTCTAAACTGTAATCCCACACATCCTCTTCTGCACATCAAAACACTATATGAAGATCATGAAGAAGAGGTGTCAGACCTTATAGACGATTCTTTAGATGATAGGATTCACTCTCCAACAGATGCAGGGGATATAATCTCCATACCTTCCACAAAGCAAATCATGTTGGCAACCTTTGATGAACCAATAGCAATAGTGAACTCCATAGAATATTGA